A section of the Deinococcus taeanensis genome encodes:
- a CDS encoding MraY family glycosyltransferase, translating into MESLQALAAQLGIADLFGRGFLSVLITFITAGVFTWVFIPRLRAFAIQVGWADQPNERRLNKEPLPNAGGLAIYAGFIVSIIVAWALRPIAVDIVNIQVLAILLGASMLVLVGFIDDQYGLSPLSRLLVQTLAAVLLLVNDLRIDFNTIPLLPLLPDAVNHPLSTVLTILWVVGLTNAVNLLDGVDGVVGGVAFVASFVLLATAAQFADRAAAVILLAGLAGAALGYLRHNFNPSRIIMGDAGSTLFGFTLAAVSLLGTLKVSAGASLIVPLIVLALPLIDTTQVVIGRLARGIRNPLRHPDKTHIHHRVLARTSSARRTAVILWLVALACGAVGMALQGLRAQAIAGTIASAMLCLFFVAYRRVRARKRELARHGEGDDE; encoded by the coding sequence ATGGAGTCATTGCAGGCACTCGCCGCCCAGCTGGGCATCGCTGACCTCTTCGGCCGGGGGTTTCTCAGCGTCCTGATCACGTTCATCACCGCCGGGGTGTTCACCTGGGTGTTTATTCCGCGTCTGCGTGCCTTCGCCATTCAGGTCGGCTGGGCGGACCAGCCCAACGAACGCCGCCTGAACAAGGAGCCCCTGCCGAACGCCGGCGGCCTGGCGATCTACGCGGGATTCATCGTCAGCATCATTGTCGCGTGGGCGCTGCGCCCCATCGCCGTGGACATCGTGAACATTCAGGTGCTCGCCATTCTGCTGGGCGCGTCCATGCTGGTCCTGGTGGGCTTTATTGATGACCAGTACGGCCTGTCGCCCCTGTCACGCCTGCTGGTGCAGACCCTCGCGGCCGTGCTGCTGCTCGTCAACGACCTGCGCATCGACTTCAACACCATTCCACTGCTGCCGCTCCTTCCCGACGCCGTCAACCACCCGCTCAGCACCGTGCTCACGATCCTGTGGGTGGTGGGTCTCACCAACGCCGTGAACCTCCTCGATGGAGTGGACGGCGTGGTGGGCGGCGTGGCCTTCGTCGCCAGCTTCGTGCTGCTCGCCACGGCCGCGCAGTTCGCGGACCGGGCGGCCGCCGTGATTCTCCTGGCGGGTCTGGCCGGCGCGGCGCTCGGGTACCTGCGGCACAACTTCAACCCCAGCCGCATCATCATGGGGGACGCGGGCAGCACGCTGTTCGGATTCACCCTCGCGGCCGTGAGCCTGCTCGGCACCCTGAAAGTCAGCGCTGGTGCCAGCCTGATCGTCCCGCTGATCGTCCTGGCCCTCCCGCTGATCGATACCACGCAGGTGGTGATCGGACGGCTGGCACGCGGCATCCGCAACCCGCTGCGTCACCCGGACAAGACCCACATTCATCACCGGGTGCTGGCCCGCACGTCCAGCGCGCGCCGCACCGCAGTGATCCTGTGGCTCGTGGCCCTCGCGTGCGGCGCCGTGGGAATGGCCCTGCAGGGCCTGCGCGCCCAGGCCATTGCCGGCACCATTGCCAGCGCCATGCTGTGCCTGTTCTTCGTGGCCTACCGCCGGGTCCGAGCCCGGAAGCGCGAGCTTGCCCGCCACGGTGAAGGAGATGACGAGTGA
- a CDS encoding AAA family ATPase, with translation MNWKAALADLRAHLPPGGGGVTPGSLRWLEAQMEARGAKPGTVRNIVYRDVGSAADKAALRGLLLELAREAGRTLPDEGHGPVTRPAAELELLGRSKKRAFRQFTAGVRAGRAPRLIVSGRAGAGKTVLLSRVERALRDADVAVRQVFLSGAAGDVLVPRGPIGSSFAAQAQAQLDAARALLPQDGALLVRVTADLQPLGGPPRLPDGAVTDAATWAAHALLRRAPAGVAVLLAVEGDVAGAPGGEVIELKPPTPTEARAFLMTRLGVTRAEAERLVKETGRHLDRLTLLANVAGDGVQVNDLLADPETRRLVEVTAALAQALPGQLTWPDGWLSAALGQAASALPPHARALLLGSADAGWRATPALSRAWRAVSGDGLHGPLRHLSTLDTAHGQVQVGALAALGHWEALAALVRDRPDEARHLPALWPKVRTATGEAREVLARAVVMHHAGRGEYNEPRARDALFTLMESPRAAVRAWARVKLAESSLEAGRMDAAHAQLNHPDVTGRHGPDPWEQAAQADALLVHAALARWRGDLEEATRAASDPRLARGGPRALLWRGLIAKDAGRWTEALAALQAVPAASPLLSARARYQEGDLLLRLGRPLLAFPALQEAAARLERAGGAPEERARVLARTATALRRLGDPARGQNVLTTALDLVPADDRRHVDGVPRARLLSEGVPLLLALGQPEAALRQAAQALELLARSESRPAEAQYRERRTRYRVALAYLTRGLGVPYMQPFRGPAADHADLRQARVLLDDLLSCPAGGADRESMLHFDMRLSRALAEPDAALAVSQVQRALDLATHPYEEAQARGMLAEAHLRAGQDTEALGHLNRAYALVRRLGLPGEGTADPGLQAQLLALEVRLTAHEGPVALTWLRDALREPPLAPFRAGVWREAGRAVEDRCADPWAVLRAWGVTLDSGVWRAADALCVHELSEAEPA, from the coding sequence GTGAACTGGAAAGCGGCCCTGGCTGACCTGCGCGCCCACCTGCCGCCGGGTGGGGGCGGCGTGACGCCGGGCAGCCTGCGCTGGCTGGAAGCCCAGATGGAGGCGCGCGGCGCGAAGCCCGGCACGGTGCGCAACATTGTGTACCGGGACGTGGGAAGCGCCGCCGATAAGGCGGCCCTGCGGGGCCTGCTGCTGGAACTGGCGCGTGAGGCGGGCCGGACCCTCCCCGACGAGGGTCATGGGCCGGTCACACGGCCAGCCGCCGAGCTGGAACTGCTGGGACGCAGCAAGAAACGGGCGTTCCGGCAGTTCACGGCGGGCGTCCGGGCGGGCCGGGCGCCGCGGCTGATCGTGAGTGGTCGCGCCGGAGCCGGCAAAACCGTGCTGCTCTCCCGCGTGGAGCGGGCGCTGCGCGACGCGGACGTCGCGGTGCGGCAGGTGTTCCTGTCTGGAGCCGCAGGGGACGTTCTTGTGCCGCGCGGACCGATCGGGTCGTCGTTTGCGGCGCAGGCACAGGCGCAGCTGGACGCGGCGCGCGCGCTGCTGCCCCAGGACGGCGCGCTGCTCGTGCGGGTCACGGCGGACCTGCAGCCGCTTGGGGGGCCACCGCGGCTACCAGACGGCGCGGTGACCGACGCAGCCACGTGGGCGGCGCACGCACTGCTGCGCCGCGCCCCGGCGGGCGTGGCTGTGCTGCTGGCCGTAGAAGGTGACGTGGCGGGCGCTCCGGGCGGTGAGGTCATCGAACTGAAACCTCCCACGCCCACCGAAGCGCGCGCGTTCCTGATGACCCGCCTGGGCGTCACCCGGGCCGAGGCAGAGCGGCTGGTGAAGGAAACCGGGCGGCACCTTGACCGCCTGACCCTGCTGGCGAACGTGGCCGGCGACGGGGTGCAGGTGAATGACCTGCTGGCCGACCCGGAAACGCGCCGGCTGGTGGAGGTCACGGCCGCGCTGGCTCAGGCGCTGCCGGGGCAGCTGACGTGGCCGGACGGGTGGCTGAGTGCGGCGCTGGGCCAGGCGGCGTCTGCCCTCCCCCCCCATGCGCGGGCGCTGCTGCTGGGCAGCGCGGACGCCGGGTGGCGCGCGACGCCGGCCCTGAGCCGCGCCTGGAGGGCCGTCAGCGGTGATGGCCTGCACGGTCCGCTGCGGCACCTCTCAACGCTGGACACCGCTCACGGTCAGGTGCAGGTGGGCGCACTGGCGGCCCTGGGGCACTGGGAGGCCCTGGCGGCGCTCGTCAGGGACCGTCCGGACGAAGCGCGGCACCTGCCGGCACTGTGGCCGAAGGTACGAACCGCGACCGGCGAGGCGCGGGAGGTGCTGGCCCGCGCGGTCGTGATGCACCACGCGGGTCGCGGGGAGTACAACGAGCCGCGCGCGCGCGACGCCCTGTTCACGCTGATGGAATCACCGCGTGCCGCGGTCCGGGCGTGGGCACGCGTGAAGCTGGCCGAGAGCAGCCTGGAGGCCGGGCGCATGGACGCCGCCCACGCGCAGCTCAATCATCCGGACGTCACGGGCAGGCATGGCCCTGACCCCTGGGAGCAGGCGGCGCAGGCCGACGCGCTGCTCGTTCATGCGGCGCTGGCACGCTGGCGCGGCGACCTGGAGGAGGCCACCCGCGCCGCCAGCGATCCACGGCTGGCGCGGGGGGGGCCGCGTGCCCTGCTGTGGCGCGGCCTGATCGCCAAGGACGCCGGACGCTGGACCGAAGCGCTGGCGGCCCTCCAGGCGGTACCGGCCGCCAGCCCCCTGCTGTCGGCCCGCGCGCGCTACCAGGAAGGAGACCTGCTGCTGCGCCTGGGCCGCCCCCTGCTGGCTTTCCCGGCTCTTCAGGAGGCCGCAGCGCGCCTGGAGCGGGCCGGAGGCGCACCGGAAGAGCGGGCGCGGGTGCTGGCCCGCACCGCCACAGCCCTGCGGCGCCTGGGGGATCCGGCGCGCGGACAGAACGTGCTGACCACGGCGCTGGACCTGGTGCCTGCCGATGACCGGCGTCACGTGGACGGCGTGCCCCGGGCGCGGCTGCTGTCTGAAGGCGTGCCGCTGCTGCTGGCTCTGGGGCAGCCGGAGGCGGCGCTGCGGCAGGCGGCGCAGGCCCTGGAGTTGCTGGCCCGCAGTGAATCCAGACCGGCCGAAGCGCAGTACCGGGAGCGCCGCACGCGGTACCGGGTGGCGCTGGCGTACCTGACGCGCGGTCTGGGCGTGCCGTACATGCAGCCGTTTCGCGGTCCGGCTGCGGACCACGCGGACCTGCGGCAGGCGCGGGTGCTCCTCGACGACCTGCTGTCCTGCCCGGCGGGCGGCGCGGACCGGGAGTCGATGCTGCATTTCGATATGCGGCTCAGCCGGGCACTGGCTGAACCCGACGCGGCCCTCGCTGTGAGTCAGGTGCAGCGGGCGCTGGACCTGGCCACGCACCCGTACGAGGAAGCGCAGGCGCGCGGCATGCTCGCCGAAGCGCACCTGCGCGCCGGTCAGGACACCGAGGCGCTCGGGCACCTGAACCGCGCGTACGCCCTGGTGCGGCGTCTGGGGCTGCCCGGCGAGGGGACGGCCGATCCAGGGCTGCAGGCGCAACTGCTGGCGCTGGAGGTGCGGCTGACGGCGCACGAGGGCCCGGTCGCGCTCACGTGGCTGCGGGACGCGCTGCGCGAGCCGCCACTGGCTCCTTTCCGCGCAGGGGTGTGGCGCGAGGCTGGCCGGGCCGTGGAGGACCGCTGCGCCGACCCGTGGGCGGTCCTGCGCGCGTGGGGGGTGACGCTCGACAGCGGGGTGTGGCGCGCAGCAGACGCCCTGTGCGTGCACGAGTTAAGCGAGGCTGAGCCTGCATGA
- the glgC gene encoding glucose-1-phosphate adenylyltransferase produces the protein MKPRVLGMILAGGQGSRLAPLTQKRSKPAVPFGSKYRIIDFAINNFINSGVFSIYVLTQYKAQSLTEHIQRGWRFGTFLSDYFITLVPAQMYRIEELGPVWYRGTADAVYQNMHLIDNYEADYVAIFSGDHIYKMNVEHMLQKHIETRADVSIAAYPMPQSMAHQFGVMHVDQNWRVTDFLEKPKDPPSIPGQEGTSLTSMGNYIFSRRALDELLETNMGSGESGFDFGSDVIPRALSDGYNVIAYDFHRNPIPGQSTANTYWRDVGTLDAYYEANMDLVSINPEFDIYNPQWPLRTSSEFSPPAKFVHESDGRKGQAFNTIMAGGTIISGGTVRDSVLGRSVRTHSYSLVESCVLFDDVEVGRHAHIRNCIVDKNVIIPPGTKIGLNVEEDRARGFTVTDNGVVVVPKGYTF, from the coding sequence ATGAAACCACGCGTTCTGGGCATGATTCTCGCTGGAGGGCAGGGCAGCCGTCTCGCCCCGCTGACGCAGAAACGCAGCAAGCCGGCCGTGCCGTTCGGCAGCAAGTACCGGATCATCGACTTCGCGATCAACAACTTCATCAACTCCGGCGTGTTCAGCATCTACGTCCTCACGCAGTACAAAGCGCAGAGCCTCACCGAGCACATCCAGCGCGGCTGGCGGTTCGGAACCTTCCTCAGTGATTACTTCATCACGCTCGTTCCGGCCCAGATGTACCGCATCGAGGAACTCGGACCCGTCTGGTACCGCGGTACCGCCGACGCCGTGTACCAGAACATGCACCTCATTGACAATTACGAAGCGGACTACGTCGCCATCTTCAGCGGCGACCACATCTACAAGATGAACGTGGAGCACATGCTCCAGAAGCACATCGAAACCCGCGCGGACGTCTCCATCGCCGCGTACCCGATGCCGCAGAGCATGGCGCACCAGTTCGGTGTGATGCACGTCGACCAGAACTGGCGCGTGACGGACTTCCTCGAAAAACCCAAGGATCCGCCCAGTATTCCCGGCCAGGAAGGCACCAGCCTGACCAGCATGGGCAACTACATCTTCAGCCGCCGCGCGCTGGACGAACTGCTCGAAACCAACATGGGCAGCGGCGAATCCGGCTTCGACTTCGGCAGTGACGTCATCCCGCGCGCCCTCAGTGACGGGTACAACGTGATCGCCTACGACTTCCACCGCAACCCCATTCCCGGGCAGAGCACCGCCAACACCTACTGGCGAGACGTCGGGACCCTGGACGCTTACTACGAAGCGAACATGGACCTCGTCAGCATCAACCCCGAGTTCGACATCTACAACCCGCAGTGGCCGCTGCGCACCAGCAGCGAGTTCTCCCCACCTGCCAAGTTCGTGCATGAAAGCGACGGGCGCAAGGGTCAGGCGTTCAACACCATTATGGCCGGGGGGACCATCATCAGCGGCGGCACCGTCCGGGACAGCGTTCTCGGCCGCAGCGTCCGCACGCACTCCTACTCCCTTGTGGAAAGCTGCGTGCTGTTCGACGACGTGGAGGTCGGCCGTCACGCCCACATCCGCAACTGCATCGTCGACAAGAATGTGATCATCCCTCCCGGCACGAAAATCGGCCTGAACGTCGAGGAGGACCGCGCCCGCGGGTTCACCGTGACGGACAACGGCGTGGTTGTGGTCCCCAAGGGCTACACCTTCTGA
- a CDS encoding AI-2E family transporter, with protein sequence MTDPQSAPLSEAPQPLASWRSARTVRELLDALWQSPAVRLLAMVAVFALVLRVVLWITGTLASVLITVMVAYALAFLVNPILSWLERRRVGRAVGVLLLLVLLAGLLTILFTAVSSQLSGLMDGLPYLAQNLKVLVNSLLDRLDSIPGTTGLKASVTKYIDEQTTGITTNAGPIIERLLNSSPDVLGTISSLVGWLGQLGLILTLAMYFMFEYNTFGASLLRLFPRRWQPTLMQLADDVSDSFGMYLRGSVLTTLACSALATAGLLILHIPNALALGILSGLLNLIPYLGILIASLLPILQAIPQGTGTVLEVAGLYFIINQLLGNVIGPMIMGRSAHVRPASILIAVLVGLALAGAAGALLAVPIAILMKRWTERYWLRSAWYRGAPGLPAPAAQNR encoded by the coding sequence GTGACCGACCCTCAATCCGCCCCCCTTTCAGAGGCCCCTCAGCCGCTGGCCAGCTGGCGCTCCGCCCGCACTGTTCGTGAGCTGCTTGACGCCCTCTGGCAGTCCCCCGCAGTGCGTCTCCTGGCCATGGTGGCCGTGTTCGCGCTTGTCCTGCGGGTGGTGCTGTGGATCACTGGAACACTCGCCAGCGTGCTGATCACGGTCATGGTCGCCTACGCCCTGGCCTTCCTCGTCAACCCGATCCTGTCTTGGCTGGAACGGCGCCGCGTGGGCCGCGCCGTGGGGGTGCTGCTGCTGCTGGTGCTGCTGGCGGGTCTTCTGACCATCCTGTTCACGGCCGTCAGTTCACAGCTGAGCGGCCTGATGGACGGCCTGCCGTACCTCGCGCAAAACCTGAAAGTGCTGGTGAACAGCCTCCTCGACCGCCTGGACAGCATTCCCGGCACGACCGGCCTGAAGGCCAGCGTCACGAAGTACATTGACGAACAGACCACCGGCATCACCACGAACGCCGGGCCGATTATCGAGCGGCTCCTGAACTCCAGCCCGGACGTGCTCGGCACCATCTCCAGCCTGGTCGGCTGGCTCGGGCAGCTGGGCCTGATCCTGACTCTCGCCATGTACTTCATGTTCGAGTACAACACCTTCGGCGCCAGCCTCCTGCGGCTGTTCCCGCGGCGCTGGCAGCCCACCCTGATGCAACTTGCCGATGACGTCAGTGACAGCTTCGGCATGTACCTGCGCGGCTCGGTCCTCACGACCCTCGCCTGCTCCGCCCTGGCGACGGCTGGTCTGCTGATCCTGCACATTCCCAACGCGCTGGCGCTGGGCATCCTGAGCGGCCTGCTGAACCTCATTCCGTACCTCGGCATCCTGATCGCCTCCCTCCTGCCGATCCTGCAGGCCATTCCGCAGGGCACAGGCACCGTTCTGGAGGTCGCCGGGTTGTACTTCATCATCAACCAGCTGCTCGGGAACGTGATCGGCCCGATGATCATGGGCCGCAGCGCCCACGTGCGGCCCGCCAGCATCCTGATCGCGGTGCTGGTGGGGCTGGCCCTGGCGGGCGCCGCCGGCGCCCTCCTGGCGGTGCCCATCGCCATCCTCATGAAACGATGGACGGAACGCTACTGGCTGCGCAGCGCGTGGTACCGCGGCGCCCCCGGTCTGCCCGCGCCAGCCGCCCAGAACCGCTAA
- a CDS encoding DUF3208 domain-containing protein: protein MLCSVRTSEPQAGGRAAVRLLQGYVWHPQEADIDLENFLPHELDLAGSDAGENEGAHVLWDGVTAPFAFFENGEPTASQAFYQFTVLRVYGARPDNDALHADAEAASQMLEPLLSGTPAGVGWQLWEDLRDL, encoded by the coding sequence ATGCTGTGCTCCGTGAGGACCAGTGAACCGCAGGCGGGAGGTCGCGCCGCCGTGCGTCTCCTTCAGGGCTACGTGTGGCACCCGCAGGAGGCCGACATTGACCTGGAGAACTTCCTGCCGCATGAGCTTGACCTTGCCGGCAGTGACGCCGGGGAGAACGAGGGCGCGCACGTGCTTTGGGACGGCGTAACCGCGCCGTTCGCATTCTTTGAGAACGGAGAACCAACCGCGTCGCAGGCGTTCTATCAGTTCACGGTGCTGCGCGTGTACGGTGCACGGCCGGACAATGACGCCCTTCACGCCGACGCCGAGGCCGCCAGCCAGATGCTGGAACCGCTGCTGAGCGGCACGCCTGCGGGTGTGGGCTGGCAGCTCTGGGAGGACCTGCGTGACCTTTGA
- a CDS encoding amino acid ABC transporter permease translates to MTRAARSQPLGGRTLVLWIAGAALAFLALFYAITLVLRQMPDPIGPRADLFVEGARITLQLTVVSGLIGLIIGVIAGIQKTSSVWLVRAPASAFIWLIRGTPLLIQILFVYNALPPILKSIGLNVQLNEFWSAVIALALNVGAYNAEVIRAGILAIPRGQTEAARSLGLSGGQTMRTVVLPQALRIVVPPLVNNLVALLKDSSLASAIALLELSLAGQRVSSESFMPVPVLTTVGAVYLALTTVMTLFTDQLERRVKIASR, encoded by the coding sequence ATGACCCGCGCTGCCCGGAGTCAGCCGCTGGGCGGCAGGACCCTGGTCCTCTGGATTGCAGGGGCGGCGCTGGCGTTCCTGGCTCTGTTCTACGCGATCACCCTCGTCCTGCGCCAGATGCCCGACCCGATCGGACCGCGGGCCGACTTGTTTGTGGAAGGCGCACGCATCACCCTGCAACTCACGGTGGTCAGCGGCCTGATCGGCCTGATTATCGGCGTGATTGCCGGCATTCAGAAAACCAGCAGCGTGTGGCTGGTCCGTGCTCCCGCCAGCGCCTTTATCTGGCTGATTCGCGGCACGCCGCTGCTCATTCAGATTCTGTTCGTGTACAACGCCCTGCCGCCCATCCTCAAGAGCATCGGCCTGAATGTTCAGCTCAACGAGTTCTGGTCGGCCGTGATCGCCCTGGCCCTGAACGTCGGCGCGTATAACGCCGAGGTGATTCGCGCCGGGATTCTGGCGATCCCGCGTGGGCAGACCGAAGCGGCCCGTTCCCTGGGCCTCAGCGGCGGGCAGACCATGCGCACCGTGGTGCTTCCACAGGCGCTGCGCATTGTGGTGCCGCCCCTGGTGAACAACCTCGTGGCGCTGCTCAAGGATTCCTCACTGGCCAGCGCGATTGCCCTGCTGGAGCTGTCACTGGCCGGTCAGCGGGTCAGCAGCGAGAGTTTCATGCCGGTGCCGGTCCTCACGACCGTCGGCGCCGTGTACCTGGCCCTGACGACAGTGATGACGCTGTTCACGGATCAGCTGGAACGGCGCGTGAAGATCGCCAGTCGCTGA
- a CDS encoding ABC transporter substrate-binding protein — protein sequence MKKVMLTIAALSLLATSAQARTWADIKKAGTIKIATEGAFPPFNLLKGKELTGFEVDLANALAKQMGLKVVWVTQPFDNLLIGLQQDRYDFVIASHGITPERLKAVDFSSPHYCTGGAIVTRPGGPMTAAALNSKSVAVQVGTTYLENVRKVPGVKDVKTFPKDTDAQAALMSGRVDAWVGDKFTGLDLVKAQKGKVVQGELLFKERIGMAVKKGNSTLLKELNGALAKAISNGTYAKISQQYFGTDVRCK from the coding sequence ATGAAGAAAGTCATGCTGACCATCGCGGCCCTGAGCCTCCTTGCCACGAGCGCGCAGGCCCGGACCTGGGCGGACATCAAAAAGGCCGGCACCATCAAGATTGCGACGGAAGGAGCGTTCCCGCCTTTCAACCTGCTCAAGGGCAAAGAACTCACCGGCTTCGAGGTGGACCTCGCCAACGCGCTCGCCAAGCAGATGGGCCTGAAGGTCGTGTGGGTCACGCAGCCGTTCGATAACCTGCTGATCGGACTGCAGCAGGACCGCTACGACTTCGTGATTGCCAGCCACGGCATCACGCCCGAACGCCTCAAGGCAGTGGATTTCAGCAGCCCGCACTACTGCACGGGGGGCGCAATTGTCACCCGCCCCGGTGGCCCGATGACGGCAGCGGCCCTGAACAGCAAGAGCGTGGCGGTGCAGGTGGGCACCACCTACCTGGAAAACGTCCGGAAGGTCCCCGGCGTAAAGGACGTCAAGACGTTCCCCAAGGACACGGACGCGCAGGCGGCCCTGATGTCCGGCCGGGTGGACGCCTGGGTGGGCGATAAATTCACGGGGCTGGACCTGGTGAAGGCGCAGAAGGGCAAGGTCGTGCAGGGTGAGCTGCTGTTCAAGGAGCGCATCGGGATGGCCGTGAAGAAAGGCAACAGCACCCTCCTCAAGGAGCTGAACGGCGCCCTGGCCAAAGCCATCAGCAACGGAACGTACGCCAAGATCAGCCAGCAGTACTTTGGCACGGACGTTCGCTGCAAGTAA
- the wecB gene encoding non-hydrolyzing UDP-N-acetylglucosamine 2-epimerase — protein sequence MKTIVLAFGTRPEATKMAPVYQALLRQGGLTPLILSTGQQRQMLDSALAVFGLTPDRDLNVMTDRQTLADLTARIVPQAGRTLRDMNADMVLVHGDTSTSFCVALSAFYEGIPVGHVEAGLRSGNLREPFPEEANRRLTGVLSTLDFAPTEGSRENLRREGKADGGIFVTGQTAVDAVREVAGRVPLRADWQARVAAGQPLVTVTMHRRENQPMMRDMAHALARVAQAHADHHFIYPVHLSPAVQEAVRPALESVANFELTAPLDYSDMAPLMAASRLLATDSGGLQEEGAALGVPVAVLRNVTERPEGVEAGVLKLAGNDPLHLERVLNDLLSSESTLAAMRSARNPYGDGHAAQRIAQAIAWHFGLAGRPAHWT from the coding sequence GTGAAAACGATCGTACTCGCCTTCGGGACGCGGCCCGAGGCCACCAAGATGGCGCCCGTCTACCAGGCCCTGCTCCGTCAGGGCGGCCTGACCCCCCTGATTCTTTCGACCGGTCAGCAGCGGCAGATGCTCGACAGTGCCCTGGCGGTGTTCGGACTGACGCCTGACCGGGACCTGAACGTCATGACGGACCGGCAGACACTCGCAGACCTCACGGCGCGGATCGTGCCGCAGGCCGGGCGGACCCTGCGCGACATGAACGCCGACATGGTGCTGGTGCACGGGGATACCAGCACCAGTTTCTGCGTGGCTCTCAGCGCCTTCTACGAAGGTATCCCGGTGGGCCACGTGGAGGCCGGGCTGCGCTCCGGGAACCTGCGCGAACCCTTCCCGGAGGAAGCAAACCGCCGCCTGACTGGCGTGCTGTCCACCCTGGACTTCGCGCCCACCGAGGGCAGCCGGGAGAACCTGCGCCGCGAAGGCAAGGCGGACGGAGGGATCTTCGTGACCGGACAGACCGCCGTGGACGCCGTGCGCGAGGTGGCGGGGCGGGTGCCCCTGCGGGCCGACTGGCAGGCCCGTGTGGCGGCCGGTCAGCCGCTGGTGACCGTCACGATGCACCGCCGTGAAAACCAGCCCATGATGCGGGACATGGCCCACGCGCTGGCCCGCGTGGCGCAGGCACATGCCGACCATCACTTTATCTACCCCGTGCACCTGTCCCCCGCGGTGCAGGAGGCCGTGCGGCCGGCGCTGGAGAGCGTAGCGAACTTCGAACTGACAGCGCCGCTGGATTACAGCGATATGGCGCCGCTGATGGCCGCGTCGCGCCTGCTGGCCACCGACAGCGGCGGACTGCAGGAGGAAGGCGCGGCGCTGGGCGTTCCCGTCGCCGTTCTGCGGAATGTGACCGAGCGGCCGGAAGGGGTGGAGGCCGGCGTCCTGAAACTCGCCGGGAACGACCCGCTGCACCTGGAACGTGTCCTCAACGATCTGCTGAGCAGCGAGAGCACGCTGGCGGCAATGCGGTCGGCGCGCAATCCCTACGGCGACGGCCACGCGGCCCAGCGAATCGCACAGGCCATCGCGTGGCATTTCGGGCTGGCCGGGCGGCCGGCGCACTGGACCTGA
- a CDS encoding DJ-1/PfpI family protein, translating into MTAPVQETPGPVVALPVYAGVSELELGVMVTVLRLCGGEGCALTVNRSRASIVTAGGLVSTPHVLYAALPDPAALLVPGGPGAARAARDPLLRTFLAAHAHLPLAASGSGALLPGEAGLLAGRSVGGPVELADTLWGFTPDEVRPGAVVTDGLLCTAPGGLGAVHAALHVARHVWGEAAAQEAAERLGAAPLLG; encoded by the coding sequence GTGACCGCCCCGGTGCAGGAGACGCCCGGGCCGGTCGTGGCCCTCCCGGTGTACGCCGGAGTGAGCGAACTGGAACTGGGCGTGATGGTTACGGTGCTGCGCCTGTGTGGCGGGGAGGGCTGCGCGCTGACCGTCAACCGCTCGCGCGCCAGTATCGTCACCGCGGGGGGACTGGTCAGTACCCCGCACGTGCTGTATGCGGCGCTGCCCGACCCGGCGGCGCTGCTGGTGCCCGGCGGGCCGGGCGCGGCGCGCGCCGCGCGGGATCCCCTGCTGCGCACCTTCCTGGCTGCGCACGCGCACCTGCCCCTGGCGGCCAGCGGCAGCGGAGCCCTCCTTCCGGGCGAGGCGGGCCTGCTGGCCGGCCGAAGTGTGGGCGGACCGGTGGAACTGGCCGATACCCTGTGGGGGTTCACTCCCGACGAGGTGCGGCCAGGAGCCGTGGTGACCGACGGCCTGCTGTGTACCGCGCCGGGCGGCCTGGGCGCGGTGCACGCCGCGTTGCATGTTGCGCGGCACGTGTGGGGTGAGGCGGCGGCCCAGGAGGCCGCGGAGCGGCTGGGCGCTGCCCCTCTGCTGGGCTGA